One genomic region from Scomber scombrus chromosome 19, fScoSco1.1, whole genome shotgun sequence encodes:
- the fam177a1 gene encoding protein FAM177A1 yields the protein MSDLSLYLTNVNVSLGQTMETEKSPGGGTDFETVEMGDSAGRKEGVKVPRKIVYFASGETMEEYSTDEEEEEEEHVKKDIIQVDSSKLTWGPYLWFHMWRMATSTITVCDYMGERLASLFGITTPKYQYAIDEYYRMKKEEEEEEEEDRLAEEAERRFVEQRRGEQDDPSAPHPATVEQPEAVGASFVNISFELQPESPLNTPDGNKVPSPLPS from the exons ATGTCAGATTTGTCGCTGTATTTAACTAATGTCAACGTTTCCTTGGGGCAAACTATGGAAACTGAAAAG AGTCCAGGAGGGGGGACAGACTTTGAGACAGTGGAGATGGGTGACTCTGCAGGCAGGAAGGAGGGGGTGAAAGTTCCGCGTAAGATCGTCTACTTTGCCAGTGGAGAGACCATGGAGGAGTACAGcactgatgaagaggaggaagaagaggaacaCGTGAAAAAAGACATCATTCAAGTAGATTCG TCCAAACTGACCTGGGGGCCGTATTTGTGGTTCCACATGTGGAGAATGGCCACCTCCACTATCACAG TGTGTGACTACATGGGAGAGAGACTGGCCTCTTTGTTCGGCATCACCACTCCTAAATACCAGTACGCCATTGATGAGTACTACCGCATGAAGAAAGAG gaggaggaggaagaggaggaggaccgTCTGGCCGAGGAGGCGGAGCGTCGGTTTGTGGAGCAGCGGAGGGGCGAGCAGGACGATCCCTCTGCTCCTCACCCTGCTACCGTGGAGCAGCCAGAAGCAGTCGGAGCCTCCTTTGTAAACATTAGCTTTGAGCTCCAACCAGAATCTCCTCTCAACACTCCAGACGGCAACAAAGTCCCTTCTCCACTCCCTTCCTGA
- the ppp2r3c gene encoding serine/threonine-protein phosphatase 2A regulatory subunit B'' subunit gamma, whose product MAKEKEPHWSDVLKRRLANSQKEERSEEENKAEETELFTKYYTEWRGGGDRDKSYKNIPRFYYRLPAEDEVLLQKLREESRAVFLQRKSRELLDNEELQNLWFLLDKHQVPPVSGEEAMISYEAYLQVGGKAGPKCAKFFTARVYAKLLHNDPYGRISIMQFFNYVMRKVWLHQTRIGLSLYDVAGQGYLRESDLENYILELIPTLPQLDGLEKSFYSFYVCTAVRKFFFFLDPLRTGKIKIQDILACSFLDDLLELRDEELSKESQESNWFSAPSALRVYGQYLNLDKDHNGMLSKEELSRYGTATLTSVFLDRVFQECLTYDGEMDYKTYLDFVLALENRKEPAALQYIFKLLDMENQGYLNVFSLNYFFRAIQEQMKLHSQELVSFQDVKDEIFDMVKPKDPYKITLQDLVNSCQGDTVTSILIDLNGFWTYENREVLVANDNDGSNTADLDDT is encoded by the exons ATGGCTAAAGAGAAAGAGCCTCACTGGTCGGACGTTTTGAAAAGGAGGTTAGCAAACTCCCAGAAAG aagaaagaagcgaagaagaaaataaagcagaagAAACTGAGCTGTTCACCAAATATTACACAGAGTGGAGGGGAGGAGGCGACAGAGACAAGTCCTACAAGAACATCCCTCGGTTCTACTACAGG CTACCAGCAGAGGATGAAGTTTTACTCCAGAAGCTGAGAGAGGAATCCAGAGCAGTCTTCCtccagaggaagagcagagaaCTGCTGGATAATGAAGAACTCCAG aATCTGTGGTTTCTGCTCGATAAGCACCAGGTGCCTCCTGTGAGTGGAGAGGAGGCCATGATCAGCTATGAAGCCTACCTGCAGGTGGGGGGAAAGGCTGGACCCAAGTGCGC AAAATTCTTCACAGCCAGAGTGTATGCCAAGCTGCTCCACAATGACCCTTACGGCAGGATCTCTATCATGCAGTTCTTTAACTACGTCATGAGGAAAG TGTGGCTGCATCAGACCCGGATAGGTCTGAGTCTGTATGATGTGGCAGGACAGGGTTACCTCAGGGAGTCG GATCTGGAGAACTACATCCTGGAGCTGATCCCCACTCTGCCTCAGCTGGACGGATTGGAGAAGTCCTTCTACTCCTTTTACGTCTGCACTGCCGTCCGcaagtttttcttcttcctcgACCCCCTCCGTACCG GAAAGATTAAAATCCAGGATATCCTGGCCTGCAGTTTTCTGGATGACTTACTGGAG tTAAGAGACGAGGAGCTGTCTAAAGAGAGCCAGGAGTCCAACTGGTTCTCGGCCCCCTCGGCTCTGCGAGTCTACG GCCAGTACCTCAACCTGGACAAGGACCACAACGGCATGTTGAGCAAAGAGGAGCTGTCACGCTACGGCACAGCCACCCTCACCTCAGTCTTCCTGGACAGAGTGTTCCAGGAGTGCCTCACCTACGATGGAGAAATG GATTATAAGACGTACTTAGACTTTGTGTTGGCCTTGGAGAACAGGAAGGAGCCGGCAGCGCTGcagtatatttttaaacttttagacATGGAGAATCAGGGATACCTCAACGTCTTCTCCCTCAACTACTTCTTCAGG GCCATTCAAGAACAGATGAAACTCCACAGTCAAGAGCTTGTCTCCTTCCAGGATgtcaaa gaTGAGATCTTTGACATGGTGAAGCCTAAAGATCCCTACAAGATCACACTCCAGGATTTGGTCAACAGTTGCCAGGGCGACACGGTCACCAGCATCCTGATCGACCTCAACGGCTTCTGGACCTACGAGAACAGAGAAGTGCTGGTCGCCAACGACAACGACGGCAGCAACACAGCCGACCTCGACGACACCTAA